In the genome of Cutibacterium equinum, one region contains:
- the glgX gene encoding glycogen debranching protein GlgX: MTDINTAPFDTSALGSTLVDGGCRFGLWAPRAERVELALVADDRSQVNHDMTVDEHGVWTIVVPDISAGQRYGFRVHGPWDPDRGMRFNPAKLLLDPYAKAVTAGVDYHGPIMDHTPESNYEPDPADDATSVPLAVVIEDSEPPKPIARRRDMSESVIYETHVKGYTRQHPLVPEHLRGTYAGLAYPAVIEHLTSIGVTAIELLPIQQFVSEPFVVGRGLSNYWGYNTLGFFAPHAAYCSVGSMGAQVREFKEMVTAFHEAGIEVILDVVYNHTGEGGHEGPTLSFRGIDHESYYRLNNDHRNDYDVTGCGNSVDTSHPEVLALVLDSLRYWVTEMGVDGFRYDLATTLIRDESHGVDQNHPFKQALLDDPVLNKVKHIAEPWDLGPYGYQVGAWGPHWSEWNDRFRDYVRDFWRGAVCGVEELATRLCGSPDLYGQPTSSVNFITAHDGFTMRDLVTYDMKHNQDNGEDNHDGANDNRSWNCGWEGETTDQAIIMLRHRQVRNFVATLLLATGVPMITAGDEMGRTQQGNNNAYCQDSPISWMDWEDAEAWSDVTDLVATLTTLRREHPALRPSIYRHHDPVGPATNARTRVDLAWFSGHGGEMVTDDWHDESRRTLGMYTSDADEAFLIWFHADDHPTEIILPSPRWGQSWQVVASTTLPGELPDEPVPAGLSITLPSRCVVVMGASLANDKG; this comes from the coding sequence GTGACCGACATCAACACGGCGCCATTCGACACCAGTGCGCTTGGCTCCACCCTCGTTGACGGTGGCTGTCGTTTCGGGTTGTGGGCGCCACGGGCAGAGCGTGTCGAGCTGGCACTCGTGGCAGATGACAGGTCACAGGTCAATCACGACATGACCGTCGACGAGCACGGGGTGTGGACCATCGTGGTCCCCGACATCTCGGCAGGCCAGCGCTACGGCTTCCGAGTCCACGGACCCTGGGATCCCGATCGCGGTATGAGGTTCAACCCCGCCAAGCTGCTGCTTGACCCCTACGCCAAGGCCGTCACGGCAGGTGTCGACTACCACGGGCCAATCATGGATCACACCCCGGAGTCCAACTACGAGCCCGACCCTGCTGACGACGCGACGTCGGTCCCGTTGGCCGTGGTCATCGAGGATTCCGAGCCGCCCAAGCCCATCGCTCGTCGTCGTGACATGAGCGAGTCGGTCATCTACGAGACTCACGTCAAGGGCTACACCCGCCAGCATCCTCTGGTCCCCGAGCATCTGCGCGGCACTTACGCCGGTTTGGCCTACCCGGCCGTCATCGAGCACCTCACATCCATCGGCGTCACTGCCATCGAGTTGCTGCCCATCCAGCAGTTCGTCTCCGAGCCCTTCGTCGTGGGACGTGGCCTGTCGAATTATTGGGGTTACAACACCCTGGGGTTCTTCGCCCCTCATGCCGCTTACTGCTCGGTGGGTTCCATGGGCGCCCAGGTGCGCGAGTTCAAGGAGATGGTGACGGCTTTCCACGAGGCCGGCATCGAGGTCATCCTCGACGTCGTCTACAACCACACTGGCGAAGGTGGCCACGAAGGGCCGACGCTGTCGTTCCGTGGCATCGATCACGAGTCGTACTATCGGCTCAACAATGACCATCGCAACGATTATGACGTCACCGGCTGTGGCAACTCGGTCGACACCTCCCATCCGGAAGTCCTCGCCCTGGTCCTCGACTCGCTGCGGTACTGGGTCACCGAGATGGGTGTTGACGGTTTCCGCTACGACCTGGCGACCACCCTCATCCGCGATGAGTCCCACGGGGTCGACCAAAACCATCCCTTCAAGCAGGCCCTCCTCGACGATCCGGTCCTCAACAAGGTCAAGCACATCGCCGAACCGTGGGATCTGGGCCCTTACGGCTACCAGGTCGGCGCATGGGGACCCCATTGGAGCGAGTGGAACGACCGCTTCCGCGACTACGTCCGCGATTTCTGGCGCGGTGCGGTCTGCGGTGTCGAGGAACTGGCCACCCGACTGTGCGGATCCCCGGACCTCTATGGTCAGCCGACCTCGAGTGTCAACTTCATCACCGCTCACGACGGCTTCACCATGCGTGACCTCGTGACCTACGACATGAAGCACAACCAGGACAACGGCGAGGACAATCACGACGGGGCCAACGACAACCGCTCCTGGAACTGTGGCTGGGAGGGTGAGACGACTGACCAGGCCATCATCATGTTGCGTCATCGTCAGGTCCGAAACTTCGTCGCCACCTTGCTGCTGGCCACCGGTGTACCGATGATCACCGCCGGGGACGAGATGGGTCGTACCCAGCAGGGCAACAACAACGCCTACTGCCAGGACTCCCCCATCTCGTGGATGGACTGGGAGGACGCCGAGGCCTGGTCCGACGTCACCGATCTGGTCGCCACCCTGACCACCCTGCGCCGTGAGCACCCTGCCCTTCGCCCGTCGATCTATCGCCACCATGACCCGGTTGGTCCCGCAACCAATGCGCGTACCCGAGTCGACCTGGCCTGGTTCTCCGGTCACGGTGGTGAGATGGTCACCGACGACTGGCATGACGAGAGCCGTCGCACCCTGGGCATGTACACCAGTGACGCCGACGAGGCCTTCCTCATCTGGTTCCATGCCGACGATCACCCGACCGAGATCATCTTGCCCAGCCCACGCTGGGGCCAGTCCTGGCAGGTCGTGGCCTCGACGACTCTGCCCGGTGAACTCCCCGACGAGCCGGTCCCCGCCGGGCTGTCGATCACCCTGCCCAGCAGGTGCGTCGTCGTCATGGGAGCCTCATTGGCCAACGACAAGGGCTGA